The stretch of DNA ATACTGCTTTGACATAGTACGGTGGAAAAATTACGACAGCCTTTCTTATAACACAATATTCGACACAACACAGAACGAATTGGCCTCTATTTGTATGACAAGGTTTCAAATTCACGTCACTAAAAGACATACAGTAAAATCTGGTAGGACTGATCATGCAATTTAAATGTGAATAGATTCGCAATAGAATTCGCTTAGTTTATCTTCGCGTAATTTGTTTACGGATAACATCCACTGTAGACTAGGAATTTATCACTGTTATCTCGGTCAGTTCAAAAGTTTCTTTGATCATTGGAGATAAAGTATAATTATAGTTTTTGTTAGAGCTCGAATGGAAGCAAGCGTTTCTGTGCAAATTGGAGTTAGATATATCGGACGATAGcatttttttcgtttattgACAGAAATCTATCGATGAAaacgtaattttttaaacgtaaTTCAGCATACGTAATAAAGTTCTTTTCTCATTTTGATCGCTTGTACTGTTCCGTTCCTGACTTCAGGAATGAGTCGCAGATTGTTGCAATTTCCTTAACAAGGAATACCGGGGCAATTTTTTACGGAAGAGGTTTCGCTGTGAGCACGCGAGGACAGTTCGATCTTCCACTACTGTCGTGActgatgaaatgaaaattatttcccGAGTGAAATATAGTTTCTATATTGAATTGGATGAATTGAACGAATTGAAAGGGATATTATCGAATAACTTGTGTGCGTGTTcgaataatttcataaaattcaataGACCGTTCCGAAGATTTGCATCTATGGATCTAATCGAAGATTAAAACTCTTTTGCCAGTTATGGAAATCTAGTcaataattgataatttctCTCATTATTCGACTGAacgatttttatacatttttagaaGATTTGTTAAGCAAAatttaacatatatatgtttctaATACAAGTATTTTAGTTATATGTCtaagtaatataaaaatataatattctttataatttttcgtgcATGAAACAGGTTTTTACTTTCTTTCGCTGTTCatatagatttttaaaaatattctcaatTAAAGAGGTTGCTGCAAAAAAGAGTCAGTTCCGGTAATTTAAGTAAgttaatacaaaataattgaaagtCAATCAAACATAAATCACTTTTTGAAACCTGCTACAAGTGCATTGTCAATATATACCTATGACATAGCAAATGCCTCAATGGTAAATAAGCATTGGGAACGAAGATCAAGTGCTTAACAGACACGTTTCCTAATTTAGTTGCAAGATCTCTATTTACTCAGGACACTTCGCACGGTAGCTTCGATATCCTtctattttgtatatttaggTAACTGTCACAACGGCATACTTGAGCGTCTCGATTGAATATTTATGTGTCTCAGTGTTACGCATCCAAGTCACTCCATGCTCGTATTCGTATAAAAATACGACAATTGTTACGTCCCGTGAGATAATCCGTACGCCATCCCTCGTTATGTGGCCACCAAAGGTCCACGTACTGTTATTCAACCCTTCGATATTCTTATTAATTTGAAGCAATCTCTAATCCTGCAAGTGTTTTCGGTTTATGGACGATCCTTAAAACAGTCCTTATGTTTATTGTGCGCTCTTATAAAttacggagaaagcgggtatcaCCTAACGGGGAAAAGCGGTTTTTTCCCAAGAACAATGTCACTCACGAGCCACGTTGGTAGGAGGCTTCCTCCTCCTATCTTCATTCTTTAACGTTGATTATAATCAATGGGCATCGCGGATCGTTAGCCTCAAtttcctaacgaaaagtgtAAACAACGAATCCCCTGTTTTCGTTCAAAAAGCACACCCGTACCGTGCTTTCCTCAGTAATAAGACGAGAGCGGACAGTCAGTCAAAAGTTCGGCGTCAAGAAGTCAAAAGTCCGGTGCCAATTCGAAAAGAGTCAAATCTCTGCTCGGAAAGAGTCAGACAGCAACTCGAAAAGAGTCAAAACTTAGTCGCCAACTTGACAAGTCAGTAAAATCAGTtgttggaaataaaatatatattataacctGTTAACCGCAGTGTTATACTAACtcaaccacccctattatcccaacagaaataaggggatcgatctgttcgtggcgtcgattattctaaccgtaacgggaatttacgactcacGTTGACGCGCtccctcgcgatcgcgtctttCCGCGACTGATCGAATTTACAACGATATACACAAAATTTGTATGTTTTTACTTTCTGCGGTAGTCTTTGCAGCGACATTCGGTTTGCACTGTATAAACATATACATAAACAGTAAAAGTAATACCCAATGGcaataataattatgtttaaaatttaagaaCCTATGACTAAAAGTAGTTAGCTATTTAGAGGTATGTAAATCTAGGCTTACAATCGAAACACTTTCGCGTTTTTAAGCGTTTCTTGCCTACTCGTAGCATGAACTTAGTCACCTTTTGTGGCTAATCGCTATCTTAGCTTAACTCCCTTCTGTTCCCCTTCCCTTCTCCTTCCTCCTTTCTCCTACTTGTTTTATTTCAATCCCTTCCCCTTGTTTCTCAACAACttcttcatatttcctgcttatCTTGCCGTCTCTTCACATTCCCGTGCCAGTATCTTCTAACGATGATAAGAGAATGTAATTGTAGATATTAAACAAAAGCGTTGAAAGTGGTGAATATTGATATAAGGAATAGTTGAACGTCTATTTTTGCGAGCTCTACGAATGAAATGTGCATGAGCTGGctctgtattttctaactttTATGTAGATCTTTagttttcaaaatgtttcgtatataATTGGTTATAAAATTCGGGTAATTATATAGAAAAGGACACGTCTCACCGCTTTTAACGATCTTGAAATACATTGTCAAGATCGATATTCTGTACAACCTTCTCCTATACACGTTATCGCAAAGCCGCTTGATTTCCGCTTTTCCGAGATATTTGGAAAAAACCTTGGTAAGTTTACCTTACGATTACGCTTCGTTCTGGAGTAGCGAGACGCGCTTTCACGTAGTCCAACTTAAACTGAATTCATCGATGAGATAGGCAACCACttttaatattgtataaataaaaaagaaaaacgaatgGATCATGGATTGGACTAGATCGCTAGAGTATTAACCAGCCTCCATTAGGCGGTCGGCTATGCTAGTgcgaaataattttcaatgaatCTATTTATATATGAACTGATATATGACATATGAACGCTATACCTTATCTATTCGTTTTTTTTcagttgtttacattcacaatttgtccgatttggacatttggttgAAATCTGTCTATTCGTTACgtacaattaataattagagTACATAGTATATGTATGTCAGCTACATGTAGCCTAATGATAAGCACGCGCGATTTTAATCTTTGAGTTGTACACAAAAGTATATTTGGTATACGCTATACAGTATACAGAGCGCTTTAATTTTTTCCAGCCAAACGTTCTTGTCAGTACATCTTATAGATCAAGATTAAACAAAAATCGTATAAATATCATTGGAAGTATTGTCAAAgttttataacaaaaaaaaaaaaaaaaaggaaaataaactATATACGAATGAGCAGTAACAAATCTACTTTACTACGGTATAAAGTGCGAATAGATCAGAAACATTTACATGTAGTAGTAGTTAGAAGGTATCACAATACCTGTGCAGCTCCAACTCTGATCTTACTAATCTTGTGATCGACAGCGATAAGattgaatttattaatgtTCGAAATTTTCGTTTATTACTCGTTGAAGTTAATTATATGAAAATCCAGCCATTTATATACGGTATATATATGGCATTATATATATGGTAAAATGACGTGTAgtggaaattaaatttcattgaagTTTTTTGTAAACATCTCGGAAATGAAGGCCGGGCGATAGTTACAGGTATGGGAGAAGATTGTTCGAATGTCAACGTTGACGGCATAATTCAAGTTCGTTGAAATCGGTGAGGGGTACCCTTTTCTATGTAATTACCAAAGTTCGTAATTCCATGTATCTATAAAATGGACGATATATTATACCCAGAAAAAGTTTTTATAAACGTTCGATAAAAATCGAtgatttcaataaaaaaaaccTTCGTCACAAAGTCTACAAATctaggtatatatatatatatatatatatatatatatatatatatatatataattcctCCGCGACATAATGGTAGttacatttataataattatataatatgaacATTGAACATTGTGcttaaaaaaattgatatacaTGCTTATATTGAGCAGAAGAAGTTAAAatactttttctatttcccTGAATTATACTCCGTTACGATATCTTCAATCCTAATAGCTGTAATATTATTCGTCATACGTTtcatacgttttaacgttatttatCAAATTAACCACGAATAAATTTCTCATTATCATTTCCAGACGACAAGACACTCTATTTTCGTACGGACGAAGTTTTTCTTTTGATATTCCTGCGACCATGCAAATTCTACGCGAAGAGCGCCTACGAGCTGATGAAGAGGATCGCCGAGTTTAAAGATAAAAACGCAGCTCTGTTGTCTAATTTGATGCCAAGCGACGAGAAGGTGGCTATGCTCGAGCACAACGTGGTGAATGTCATCAAAGGAAGagataataaaaatcgaaGAATACTTGTTGTTAGCTGCGGAAAGTCTTGGGACCCGTCCGCTGTCAGCGCCGATCAAATATTTCGAGTGTTGTATTTGGTTCACCAGCTCGCCATGTGGGAGCCGCTAACTCAGGCAAGTACGATAGAAATTGTCGACGGACAGGCTGGTTTTATAACGCTGTTGGTTTTGTAACGTTCAATATACTCGTGATTATATggttatgtaaaatattacagACTGCGATCGTAGCTGAGAAGTTTATTTCTTGCTTTGGTAGTTCGTGACTTGCTTTTCAGACATGCTTTTATGTTCGTGTAAGAAAATGATCCTCATTTACAGATATACGGAACTGTCGTCATAATGGATTTCGAGGGCCTAAGTATGAAACAAGTGATGGGCATGACACCATCTTTTTGCATGAAACTCTTGACGTTCATTCAAGAAGCTATGCCTCTGCGTTTGAAAGAGGTTCGTAGACAACTTTGATTTAAggattttgtaatatttcttACTATCTCGTAATGTTGCGCGTTGTTACGCATGAATTCTGGATTTTGATAATTCAAACGAACACTATAGGCAGGAAACATGATAAACCGCACCAGTTTTCTTATGGGAAAGggatttttaaattcaatgcACTGTCACCTATTTCCACTTAAACGAATCTATTCTAAAAACCGtcgaattttaaaaattatgagAATCTTCAAAATCCGGATTAATGGAACTAACTTTTACACCTTCCCATAAATGCGCGAACGTCTGTAATTTAGTTCTGTATGTGATAGGATCGACCCAGAAGTGAAATTACTTTACGTATAGTTTTAACGCTTTTGATTAATAACGTCGACGATTCTAATCGATCGTAGGTACACTTCGTAAAACAACCGTTCCTATTCAACATGGTGTGGCAAATGTTCAAGCCCTTCGTGAAGGAAAAGCTAAAGAAACGTATGTTCTTCCACGGCAACAAGATGTCCTCCCTTCATGCATACATTCCAGTTAGTCACATTCCGAAGAACTACGGGGGCAATCTACCGGAAATCGATTACACCAGTGCCGATTGGTATCCTGTACTGCTTCAGCACGAAGATAAGATTAAAGGTAAGATTTAATTAACCTAATTGGAAGTATTCATTCTTTCCAGTCGTACGTTATATAGAGAAAAAAATCGACGTTGCATTCGAGTCTTCTTAAAATATATGCTTTATATTCtttaagaatataaattttttatagaatttacGAAAGACATAAATATATCCTTCTGTCTTATAAATGgatttaatagaaatatgtCAATTAAAATATGATAGAAGATTATAGAAAAGGAAGACTCGAATAAATCGGGatgaaataaacattttcgATATAACAAAGTAAGAAACTGatacaatttcttttatttttcagaatgGAATTCGTACGGATACCGTAAAAATGAATAATGAATATCGAAAAATGAAGAGACTAAAACAATGAGGCATTCGAATTATACTGTGATCATATTCTTGTACAAAGTATTTTAAGAATATCAACAATTGCTGTCGTTGCACATTTATGATGGATTTATCAAGTTACTATTAAGTGTATAGTTTTGTACGAAACATGGTTATTtctgtatattataaataatatttgctcACTCCTAAAATATCCTTTGGCAATGAAAAATATGCTTTCGAGAGAAGCATGAATGACGAGACTATAGTGCAATAATTTTTAGCTTGACGCACAGACGAAATTAATCTTATCGCGACTTATTTAACGTTTTCGATGCGGTcgaatttttttaacaattaaaaatatttcaagctCGAACAATGTAAGCAAAAAACTATAATTGGTATACATGGTATACATGATTGTTGTTTGCATCTTCTTAAAATGCAGAGCAAAAAGGAAAATCCGAGTACAGTATAAgcgtaaaatgaaaaaaggcAGAATAGCGAAAGGAGGAAAGTAGAATAAGACTTTTGAAGTAGATTGTTCTGGTGATAGGCAAATTTTTAGTCAGGCAGTTTCATCTTcatgataattttttaatagagGAACCAGGTTTTCGAATTGTTTATCTTTTACATCTCAAAAGTTCATTTCGAAACCTTTCTCCGTTTCAAGCAAAATGTTTGTAAACCTGTCCTAATAAGATTTAcctttaaaaaaatatacaaattcatGCAAACTTATGCAaacttatttttaaatttcgaaaaacaCTGCTATAATATTCGTAAGtgtcgaatatatttttatatagttATATGGCATAGTTTTGTACGAAACATGGTTATTtctgtatattataaataatatttgctcACTCCTAAAATATCCTTTGACAATGAAAAATATGCTTTCGAGAGAAGCATGAATGACGAGACTACAGTGCAATAATTTTTAGCTTGACGCACagacgaaattaattttatcgcgACTTATTTAACGTTTCCGATGCGGTcgaatttttttaacaattaaaaatatttcaagctCGAACAATGTAAGCAAAAAACTATAATTGGTATACATGGTATACATGATTGTTGTTTGCATCTTCTTAAAATGCAGAGCAAAAAGGAAAATCCAAGTACAGTATAAgcgtaaaatgaaaaaaggcAGAATAGCGAAAGGAGGAAAGTAGAATAAGACTTTTGAAGTAGATTGTTCTGGTGATAGGCAAATTTTTAGTCAGGCAGTTTCATCTTCAtgataatttttgaataaaggAACCAGGTTTTCGAATTGTTTATCTTTTACGTCTCAAAAGTTCATTTCGAAACCTTTCTCCGTTTCAAGCAAAATTTTTGCAAATCTGTCCTAATAAGATTTAcctttaaaaaaatatacaaatttatgcAAACTTATGCAaacttatttttaaatttcgaaaaacgTTGCTATAATATTCGTAGGTCTCGAATATATTAACAATCGTGAGAGGCAGTAAACACAATTAGAAATTCTAAATAAGAATTCAACGAAAATCGTTTAAATCGAGCTTGATGTTAGTtacaaaaattctaaaattacaATGCGTAAAGAAGAAGGCAAACTCTTTACGCATTTATATAACGCTTTCGAACTTGACTCGAGTCGTGCAGGTCAACTCGATTCGGAGCGCTGTTCGAAACTGGACTAAAAAGAAAGTTTATCGTATAGTACGTAACGACGTATAGAAATTTCTATATCATGTGTGACCACATCTTCGTATTTCTAACTTCGTTTTAACGAGGCGAAAATacaagaggaagaaaagaaaatgaaaataggCAAAACGGAGAaacgaattttataaatatgaattttataaacataatttattaacttaataattaattaattaattaatttattaatttaataattcatatttttaagaatacaATTTAGAAGATGGAACGTAGACAGCAaatcgttttgtatattttacatatatcgGATATACTGAAAATTTTCGATGAAAAATGATCGATATTTGAACTGTTATAATTTCGTGATTCGTAGAATTTCGTACAACAATCTACTTGGGTTCATTTACAAGCTCGAAGCTGCTGCCTAGTTCACAACATTTTTTAAGCTTCATTAACAATCGTTTAAATTTGTAGAATTTTCGGAAAGAAAAAGTACCCTCGCTTTCTTAACCGTTACATCCTAAAGATGTAAAAACatctttgaaaaataaaatgtacacAGCATCGAACGAAGGACTCGGATATCTTCTTCAAACATATGTAAAGAATACTATGTAGAGAATAGTTTAATAATACATCTTGCGTCCATCTCTCTTAGCGAAGAAAAGGCTGAATCGCAATGAAAACGAAATCAAGCAGGAATACCGTATCACGATGACGCATAACAAACGCGAAAGGTGATCGTAAATTAAACGGAATATGCGCATGTCAATTATACAAGTGTTTTTAATATTGAGTCAGAAATCagtttcaaatttaattagTCGCGGTGTCGCGGGTCGAGAAAGAGCATAACCTTCGTTGTGGGACTCACTGTCACGACAAAGGTGGGAGAAACGCATTCGCTTTCCAGCCGATTTCTGACTTGCGAGTCCTGCTTCGAGATAGTCTCCACCGAAGTCTCAATCACGTTGCATCCGTTCGTTCGATCGACCGATCAACTTGTTTCTCTTTTAACAGGCCAGCTTCTCAGTTTTTAGTCGTCCCTTCGTCACGATCCTCGTAATCGATACTGCGTTCGTGACATTCGTGAATCTTGTCGCGTAGAAACCGTGACATGACATCCTGCAGCCTCGTCATCGGGATATCGTGAGACGAACCATTATTCtcgtaaaaaaattaatttcccaAGGGAGAGGCACGATTCCGACTGGATCCCTCGAGTAAGTAAATTTTCAGGTATGACCATTTATTTGTCGATCGgttcatttttattcgtatTCGGTTCGATGTTGTCTGCGTTTAATATCGATGATCGAGATTGGTGTGTTATGGGAAGGGTTGTTGTTTTGGTTTTGGGCATTTTAGTCTTCGTGTTCGAATCACGGTTCTGAATTAAAAAGCTGAAAGTACGTATTTTGTGTATCTCATGCTAGAAAATGCTGGAATCTCGAggataaggaaataattcttttctaAGTTGTTCATTTTGTATCCTTTGTTAGTTTATCGACCGATAAAACGGTTGAAAAggaaaatttggaataaaTCGGCACTGCaatatttcgtttgttaaGACAGATTAATACGTATTTGATGATTTAAGTATAAAACGCAAGAGTTATTTACTGTTCGTAAAATATACGACTCTCAgcaaattcttatttttatcaaacgatattgcatattttatttttggcTAATGACGTGACgcgttatttaattaataattgataattaaacATATCATAGTTTATCTTTCTAGTATCTATGTTTTCTAAGtttcgtatatatataaatgacaTTGCATAAATTGACTAAAAAAGTGTCGTTGAAGAGGAAAGGCCAAGTAATTAGGTTACAGTATGTTGCATAAAAATCGCACACATTTTGAACTATTTTATCGTTTGAAATAATAGCAAGTCAATATTATCGGTATAAAGAAACTTAAAGACCTTCTGTTCGTATTTCTCCGTCTGAAGTGAATGGAAAGCAAGTTATGCGACAAAATTTCTGCAATATCAATCGCTGTATACACCCGTCAGATATCATTTGGAGTTTTTAGTTATCTTATCTGGCAGCGAACTACCGGATTAGGATAAAtacatgtaaaatataaataaacgttgcaaagaatgaattttGTACGTTGCATTTCAACGATTCGATCCAGAAGAAAGCAGATATTTATTCGGACAATATTTGCGAACTTTTGTTGTACGAGCGATAAAACGATAATAGAAAGTTCCCCATAATATCATTTCATCATTTCCGTGAAAGTTCTTTGGGATTAATTATCATTCATTTTACGATTTACCGCGTGATTTATTGTGGGATATTCGTTCTATTAGAGTCGATAATCGGATCATCGATAGTATTAAAATTGTGTTGATAATTCGGTTAAAAAGTTCAAAAGAAATTCCTTAAATTATGTTTACTTTATACCTCTGAAGTAATAACTGTGCAAATAGTGAAACAGATCCTACGATTACTCGCGTTAAATTCCGTATTTAGCTTGTTTCaagcaaatatttatacacaTTCACACAAACACTCGCTCCCATCAATTTCGTTAATAAcgaataaaaacgaaattttgtatacataatatttatcCGATATCGAGAATACTAAATGGCGAACGATGTACATGTAgaggaaataaataaaaattcttctcgGTAGAGAGAATAACGTAAATTTTATAGCAAACCACATGACTGAGCGCTGTCAGTGCTAGAATAACGTCTCAATCCAAAATCTTCCTCGAAATCAACGTGCAACGCATCAAACAATACCATATCGATTAAAAAGATTGGAGGATCGACGGAAACACGCATCGGGCTGAACAACGTCCAATTATCACTGACGTTAAAATCACatttaatttatgtaaatatgaTATTCATAAACTTGCACACGTATTACGTAAGTAATACACATACAATAGCAAACGTAATTCGAACAAACAGTaaaagaaaagggaagaaTTATTTCTGCATACATATCTGTATGTGCATACACATGCATGTAGTTCCTATgtttctaacaaaaattatatgtaaCTGGTTTTTCATGTGTGTCCTATACATAGAGCTCGTTCAAGAGTAACAAAGCCTTGTCAGCGATCCCATGGAGCGGCTAGGAGAACAGGATGTCTGCATCGTTCCAACCAAATCGAGAGAATTGCCGCACTTGAAGATAGGCAGCTCCGTGTTGAAGGCCGATTTCGACGAAGGCGATGACTTCTACAGGGAAAAGACGAAGAACGAGTTACGCGAGACGCCAGAGGTCGTGGAACAGGCGTTGAAGGACTTCAAGGCGATGTACAAAGGTACCAGGTAACGGGACTGCTGGGAAATGGTGCCCGGTAGCGCTATAGCGTTGATTTCATGGCCACCTTAATATGCATTCACTCGGATAATCGTGAAATACAGGGAAGTTTGGTAGGAAATACTCGATTTTGCAGTTCGTGCAAGATTTAGGAGAATTTTCCGCGGATAGAAACGGTAGCTATGAAAACGATTAGAAAAGTATGGTTAAGTTTAAAAATGTCACATGACTGGCTTTACGAATAGTTTAGTAGGAAAGACTCGCTGTACGTATTTGGAGAGGATTTAAGAGAAGTTTGCGTTAATTCGAAGAATAAAAGGAAGCATTTCCAAGATGTTACGTGAATCGATATACGATAAATTAGTGACATTTTAGCCGATATGTGAGAAGAGAAAATACGCTTTTTAACACTTTACTGACCGTTAGCGGTTCAACAGGATACGCACGTTCGACCGACAGCTCAGGCGCAGATTCTCCCTGGCGCCGGCTCTGTTTCGGTTTAGTCTCTCCAATAccattcttttcgttcatcgcgaacggtaagtttttcaaattggtaTAAAACTATGGGAGCTTACAAAGCAACGCAATTGAGCAAGGTACTTTAATActaaataagaaattattgctcaaataatgagaaagattGTCGGCGACAAAAAGCCGATTAACAGGCTATCGGTCTGTAAAGTGTTAAGAAATCttgttgttttcttatttgtcTATTGCAGATGGAGACGTTTAGGTAGAATTCAGGTAGGTTCATTTGGATAGAAAAGCGAAGAGCGTTCTTCGTGCAAATCTCTGTCGTGCAAGCATGTTACAATCCTTCTTTTATCTGTTGTACACATCAACCGgtgatattttcttttaaattgaaTCGAAGAGGATGAAGAATACCACGTGAAACGATTTCTCATATGGAAGAGAGCTCGATAGATTTTCATCGATGTTTTAGAATCATTCGATTCTCTGCAAATACTTTGAACAGGAAAATTGTAGAAAGACAAAGAATAACAATCGCAATCATTTATCAACcacgataaatatttttcatattttcttatcAGCCAGGTTTAGTGATCTGTGCGATTTTTCTCGATAAATCAAAATATCCTATCAGCAATAACGAAGGTGAAACAAGATTAATTAAGCAATCGACAAGACTAAAGTACAAAAAGCCTTTtatggaaataaataaataaatatttttgatatctTGTTACCAGCCGGGTTTAGTAATCTGTGCAATTTCCCCCCGATAAATCTAAATACTCTATCGATGATAGCGAAGGAAAGACAAGATTAATTATACAATCGACAAgtataaaaaagtataaaaaaccTTTTATGGAAATACGATTCTTATGGTCGAATTATACTTTGAATTAGCCTCGTGTTGTTGCAGTTACTCTTATAGCGAAGAAAGGAGTGCTACGAACGACACGCAGCGTTGTCGTGATGTTACCACGCTGTACGTTCGTTTTATGCGTTCGGAACCGGTTaggtgaaaatgaaaatttcactTTATCGCGAGCTCGGTTAATGTTCCTCGAAGGAACTTGATAGAAACTGAAGGTAATAGTCGCAGCGAATAATCGTCAAATAATCACTCgctttcttattttaataaatactttttgcttacttaatttttttttcttaaacaAGGAAAATTTTCTTCGTCACTATGAACGAGTTAGCGAACATCTtctttttaaaattgtacCAATCGTAATAAATACTCTCAGCAGTGGAATAATGTATCGTTATGATCGAATAACCGCTAGGTTTGTCTCGTTCGTCGCCTGAAACAATATCAATTTTCCTTTGTAAAGAAACGCCAAATGTAATTACACGTTTCGAACGTGAAGGTTTGTGTTTCATTTTTAGACGAACCCGATCTGTTCGTGCCGGATGACGATGAATTTTGTCGGAAGTTCCTACGACCTTGCAAATGGTACCCGAAAAGTGCCTTTGAACTGGTGAGCTAAATTCTACCTTAACATACATATTCATACACCTACTGTCATTGCAATTCAACAACTGCGTCAATAATTATCGTTGAAACTCGAACAGTTaagtttgaaataattaagaGAGCGCAACGTATGTGTCAATAGCAGCGAGTATGCTGATTGCCGCAAGAATTTGTCAGCTGtcaatgatttaaaaaaattattagaatcGCACTTCATTTCAAAATTAGGTAAGAATTATAATGATAGAAAATCGTTGTAACTTCACAGATGAAACGGTTTTACAAGTTCAAGGTGAACAATCCACGCTACTGCTTAAATCTCTTACCCAGCAACGAGAAGAAGGTGCTGTCTTCAGATATGGTGATTCCGTTACCAGATCGTATGGCGGATGGTTGTAGAGTGCT from Bombus huntii isolate Logan2020A chromosome 3, iyBomHunt1.1, whole genome shotgun sequence encodes:
- the LOC126864349 gene encoding retinaldehyde-binding protein 1, with the protein product MSFELDTTPPGSEALAVAEKELRETEKNTKEGLAALKKYIEDDKTLYFRTDEVFLLIFLRPCKFYAKSAYELMKRIAEFKDKNAALLSNLMPSDEKVAMLEHNVVNVIKGRDNKNRRILVVSCGKSWDPSAVSADQIFRVLYLVHQLAMWEPLTQIYGTVVIMDFEGLSMKQVMGMTPSFCMKLLTFIQEAMPLRLKEVHFVKQPFLFNMVWQMFKPFVKEKLKKRMFFHGNKMSSLHAYIPVSHIPKNYGGNLPEIDYTSADWYPVLLQHEDKIKEWNSYGYRKNE